A window from Solanum stenotomum isolate F172 chromosome 5, ASM1918654v1, whole genome shotgun sequence encodes these proteins:
- the LOC125866229 gene encoding acyl-coenzyme A oxidase 3, peroxisomal-like isoform X4, translated as MKKSNLLCSSMEKVNFRTKVLSRHLKQETPTLNVIPCLSYNPPELSEPAAVFDIKEMRKLMDGHNLEERDWFFGLILQSKLFNPVKRGGKVFLSPDYSQSKEQQREITMRRIEYLVEHRFSKNWLTVKVPEDELRKLALLDCIFIFDHSLSIKMGVHFLLWGGAIQFFGTKRHHDKWLKDTEDYVVKGCFSMTELGHGSNVRGIETVTTYDSSTGEFVINTPCESAQKYWIGGAANHATHTIVFSQLIIDGGNQGVHAFIAQIRDENGDICPNIRIADCGHKIGLNGVDNGRIWFDNVRVPRENLLNSVADVSPDGKYLTAIKDLDQRFAAFLSPLTSGRVTIAVSAVYSAKIGLATAIRYSLTRRAFSVTPNGPEVLILDYPSHQRRLLPLLAKTYAISFAANHLKMMYVKRTPEMNKVIHVVSSAFKATASWHNMRTLQECREACGGQGLKTENRIGQLKGEYDVQSTFEGDNNVLMQQVSKALFGEYVAAKRSKKPFKGLGLEHMNTSHPVIPSQLTSSTMRQAQFQNDIFCLRERDLLERFAAEVSQCQAQGKSKEYAFTLNYQLAEDLGRAFSDRAVLHTFLDAEAFVTSGPLKNVLDLVRSMYVLVTLEEDAAFLRYGYLSMDNAAIVRKEVAKLCSELRPHALSLVSSFGLPDAFLGPIAFNWVEANAWSSEQN; from the exons ATgaaaaaatccaatcttttgtgttcttcaatggagaaaGTGAATTTCAGAACTAAAGTTCTCAGCAGACACCTAAAACAAGAAACCCCAACACTCAATGTTATACCATGTCTCAGCTACAATCCACCTGAGCTTTCAGAGCCAGCTGCTGTTTTTGACATTAAAGAGATGAGAAAGCTCATGGATGGTCACAATTTGGAGGAAAGGGACTGGTTTTTTGGTCTGATATTACAGAGCAAACTTTTTAACCCTGTAAAAAGGGGTGGAAAAGTGTTTCTTTCACCTGATTATAGTCAATCTAAGGAACAGCAAAGGGAAATTACCATGAGGAGGATTGAGTACCTTGTTGAACATAGGTTTTCCAAGAATTGGCTGACTGTTAAAGTGCCTGAAGATGAGTTGAGGAAATTGGCTCTCTTGGATTGTATTTTTATCTTTGATCATTCTCTTTCCATCAAAATGGGTGTCCATTTTCTCCTATG GGGTGGTGCAATCCAGTTTTTCGGTACCAAACGACATCATGATAAATGGTTGAAGGACACAGAGGATTACGTGGTTAAAGGTTGCTTCTCGATGACAGAGTTGGGGCATGGAAGTAAT GTTCGAGGTATTGAAACAGTAACAACGTATGATTCAAGCACAGGAGAGTTTGTCATAAATACTCCATGTGAATCAGCTCAGAAGTATTGGATTGGGGGTGCAGCTAAT CATGCAACACATACCATAGTTTTCTCTCAACTCATCATTGACGGGGGAAATCAAGGTGTCCATGCTTTTATCGCTCAGATCAGAGATGAAAATGGAGACATTTGTCCAAACATCCGCATAGCTGATTGTGGTCACAAGATTGGCTTAAATGGTGTTGACAATGGCAGAATTTG GTTTGACAATGTCCGGGTACCCAGAgaaaatttgttaaattcaGTGGCGGATGTTTCTCCAGATGGGAAATATCTTACTGCTATCAAGGATCTTGACCAG AGATTTGCAGCATTTTTGTCCCCTTTGACATCTGGCCGTGTGACAATTGCAGTTAGTGCAGTTTACTCCGCAAAG ATTGGTTTGGCAACTGCGATAAGATACTCGCTGACAAGAAGAGCGTTTTCAGTTACTCCTAATGGACCAGAAGTTCTTATACTTGATTACCCAAGTCATCAACGGCgacttcttcctcttcttgCAAAAAC ATATGCTATTAGCTTTGCTGCTAACCACTTGAAAATGATGTACGTCAAGAGGACACCTGAGATGAACAAAGTAATTCATGTTGTTTCAAGTGCATTCAAAGCTACTGCAAGTTGGCATAACATGCGAACTCTTCAG GAATGTCGTGAAGCCTGTGGAGGCCAAGGGTTGAAGACCGAAAATAGGATTGGCCAGCTAAAAGGTGAATATGACGTGCAGTCTACTTTCGAGGGTGACAACAATGTTCTTATGCAACAG GTAAGTAAGGCACTTTTTGGGGAATATGTGGCAGCCAAAAGGAGTAAGAAACCGTTCAAAGGATTGGGATTAGAACACATGAACACCTCTCATCCCGTCATACCTTCACAACTTACAAGTTCTACAATGAGGCAAGCCCAGTTCCAG AACGACATATTCTGCCTACGGGAACGAGACCTGTTGGAACGTTTTGCTGCTGAAGTTTCGCAATGCCAGGCACAGGGAAAAAGCAAAGAATATGCTTTTACTTTG AATTATCAGCTTGCTGAAGACCTGGGGAGAGCCTTCTCAGACCGAGCAGTTCTCCATACTTTCCTCGACGCAGAGGCATTCGTCACATCTGGCCCCCTTAAG AACGTTTTGGATCTCGTCAGATCGATGTATGTTCTGGTCACCCTAGAAGAGGATGCTGCATTCCTCCGATATGGATACCTGTCGATGGACAATGCTGCAATAGTGAGAAAAGAAGTTGCCAAGCTATGCAGTGAACTAAGGCCACATGCACTTTCCTTGGTCAGTTCCTTCGGCTTACCTGACGCCTTCTTGGGCCCGATAGCTTTCAATTGGGTTGAAGCCAATGCTTGGTCTTCTGAACAAAACTAG
- the LOC125866246 gene encoding probable dolichyl-diphosphooligosaccharide--protein glycosyltransferase subunit 3B yields the protein MAISYNTNSFLFILVLLLHVPINHTLNSDDLVSELTVLRSRSSTGVIHLSNRLLWQILSVPVPRPFTLLVFFDSQKLHSDSEISLPKLKNEFLVLSSSFHTNNPDNNKFFFFDIEFQESQASFALFGVKSLPHICLVPPFAIDFERDSIQMEYSDISRHAESMAEFVEAKSEHIVGTIHRPGFISKKQRMCIIALGLILSPFLVKKIVSGNSLLHDKNIWMVGSIFVYFFSVSGTMYNIINKIPIAMMDRDDPGKLIFFYDGSGMQLGAEGFTVGFLYMIFGLMLAFVTHVLIHVKNRNIQRFVMLLAIFVSFWAVKKVFYLYNWKTGLGPIYG from the coding sequence ATGGCAATCTCTTATAACACAAATTCCTTTTTGTTCATCCTTGTTCTTTTACTCCATGTACCTATCAATCATACCTTAAACTCAGATGATTTGGTTTCTGAACTAACTGTCCTTCGTTCTCGATCTTCTACTGGTGTCATTCACCTTTCAAACAGACTACTCTGGCAAATTTTATCGGTACCTGTCCCTAGGCCATTCACTCTCCTTGTATTCTTTGATTCCCAGAAGCTACATTCAGATTCAGAGATTTCACTCCCCAAACTCAAAAATGAGTTCTTGGTTCTCTCGTCTTCTTTTCACACAAACAATCCAGATAACAACAAGTTCTTCTTCTTTGACATTGAGTTTCAAGAATCACAAGCTTCTTTTGCTCTATTTGGTGTCAAGTCTCTCCCCCATATATGTTTAGTTCCCCCTTTTGCCATTGATTTCGAAAGGGATTCGATTCAGATGGAGTACTCTGATATCTCGAGGCATGCTGAATCGATGGCAGAGTTCGTGGAGGCCAAAAGTGAACACATTGTTGGTACAATTCATCGACCAGGTTTTATTTCCAAGAAGCAGAGGATGTGTATCATAGCTCTGGGGCTAATCTTGAGTCCATTTCTAGTGAAAAAGATTGTATCTGGGAACAGCCTTTTGCATGATAAGAACATATGGATGGTAGGGTCGATTTTCGTGTACTTCTTCAGTGTTTCAGGGACAATGTACAACATAATCAACAAGATACCTATAGCTATGATGGATAGAGATGATCCAGGAAAGCTGATTTTCTTCTACGACGGATCTGGGATGCAGTTGGGTGCTGAGGGGTTTACAGTCGGGTTCTTGTACATGATTTTCGGGTTGATGTTGGCCTTTGTCACTCATGTTCTTATCCATGTGAAGAACAGGAATATCCAGAGGTTTGTGATGCTTTTGGCAATCTTTGTTTCATTCTGGGCTGTAAAGAAGGTATTTTACCTTTATAACTGGAAGACTGGGCTTGGTCCTATTTATGGGTGA
- the LOC125866254 gene encoding glucosidase 2 subunit beta — translation MEATTLTQLTSLLLLLSFFFFHVSNSSADFPIGIHPLDEKYYASDVIKCKDGSKSFTIDRLNDDFCDCIDGTDEPGTAACPSGKFYCRNVGSTPKFLFSSRVNDDICDCCDGSDEYDSNVNCPNTCVMGGNFSYQTRRYRSRRNHLDRIGGRNANEVNMADSAQRLKGLKILVLVQVAVIIIFLVSRKLYRRSRSKRRHSR, via the exons ATGGAGGCGACGACTCTCACTCAGCTAACAagtctcctcctcctcctcagcttcttcttctttcatgtCTCCAATTCCTCTGCTGATTTTCCCATCGGAATCCATCCTCTAG ATGAGAAGTACTATGCTTCGGATGTGATTAAATGCAAAGATGGATCTAAATCCTTTACCATAGATCGGCTCAACGACGATTTTTGCGATTGTATTGATGGAACTGATGAGCCCG GAACGGCTGCCTGTCCATCTGGAAAATTTTATTGCAGGAATGTGGGCAGTACGCCTAAATTTCTGTTCTCTTCTCGTGTGAATGATGATATTTGTG ACTGTTGTGATGGAAGTGATGAGTATGATAGTAATGTCAATTGCCCCAATACCTGCGTAATGGGTGGGAATTTTTCTTATCAAACAAGAAGGTATCGCTCAAGAAGAAACCATCTCGATCGAATTGGTGGAAGAAATGCTAATGAGGTCAATATGGCTGACTCGGCTCAGAGACTTAAAG GTCTGAAGATACTGGTACTTGTACAAGTGGCCgttatcattatttttctgGTTTCTCGAAAACTGTATCGCCGATCCAGGTCTAAAAGAAGACATTCACGTTGA
- the LOC125865460 gene encoding RING-H2 finger protein ATL40-like: SMDFVDDTLFVHQKNKYNIINKIMIIALISICIVVFLVTILRMYIRCRQAQDRATLYTTRNTRISDLTSVSWVDPPKNGLDPTIITSLPLFLYKRNDHHDDIIECSICLSIIEDGELVRVLPNCKHNFHVECIDKWFNYHSTCPICRTEAEPRLLPEPREGFVSPMPP, translated from the coding sequence TCCATGGACTTTGTTGATGATACTCTATTTGTtcatcaaaaaaacaaatataatatcatTAACAAAATCATGATCATTGCCTTAATTTCAATATGTATAGTTGTTTTTCTCGTTACTATTCTTCGTATGTACATCAGATGTCGTCAGGCCCAAGACCGGGCGACACTCTACACTACTAGAAATACTCGAATTTCCGACTTGACAAGTGTATCGTGGGTTGATCCACCCAAAAATGGTCTTGACCCGACCATCATAACTTCACTACCATTATTTCTTTATAAGAGAAATGATCATCATGATGATATTATTGAGTGTTCAATTTGTTTGAGTATTATTGAAGATGGTGAATTGGTTAGGGTTTTGCCTAATTGTAAGCACAATTTTCATGTTGAGTGTATTGACAAATGGTTCAATTATCACTCAACGTGCCCCATATGTCGCACCGAGGCGGAACCGCGACTATTGCCCGAGCCTAGAGAGGGCTTTGTTAGTCCTATGCCACCTTGA
- the LOC125866229 gene encoding acyl-coenzyme A oxidase 3, peroxisomal-like isoform X1: protein MQKSHFSSMEKVNFRTKIISRHLNQETPSPNLLLQSIPCLSYNPPELSEPLAIFDTKEMRKLMDGHNLVEKDWLFGLMLQSNLFNPIERGGKVFVSPDYNQSKEQQREITMKRIGYLLEHGVFKKWLTGKGPEDELRKIGLLDCLGIYDHSLAIKVGVHFFLWGGAIQFFGTKRHHDKWLKDTEDYVVKGCFSMTELGHGSNVRGIETVTTYDSSTGEFVINTPCESAQKYWIGGAANHATHTIVFSQLIIDGGNQGVHAFIAQIRDENGDICPNIRIADCGHKIGLNGVDNGRIWFDNVRVPRENLLNSVADVSPDGKYLTAIKDLDQRFAAFLSPLTSGRVTIAVSAVYSAKIGLATAIRYSLTRRAFSVTPNGPEVLILDYPSHQRRLLPLLAKTYAISFAANHLKMMYVKRTPEMNKVIHVVSSAFKATASWHNMRTLQECREACGGQGLKTENRIGQLKGEYDVQSTFEGDNNVLMQQVSKALFGEYVAAKRSKKPFKGLGLEHMNTSHPVIPSQLTSSTMRQAQFQNDIFCLRERDLLERFAAEVSQCQAQGKSKEYAFTLNYQLAEDLGRAFSDRAVLHTFLDAEAFVTSGPLKNVLDLVRSMYVLVTLEEDAAFLRYGYLSMDNAAIVRKEVAKLCSELRPHALSLVSSFGLPDAFLGPIAFNWVEANAWSSEQN, encoded by the exons ATGCAAAAATCCCATTTTTCATCAATGGAGAAAGTGAATTTCAGAACCAAAATCATTAGCAGACACCTAAATCAAGAAACCCCATCACCCAATTTGTTGCTCCAATCCATCCCATGTCTCAGCTACAACCCACCTGAGCTTTCAGAGCCCTTAGCCATTTTTGACACAAAAGAGATGAGAAAGCTCATGGATGGTCATAATCTTGTGGAAAAGGACTGGCTTTTTGGTTTAATGTTACAGAGCAATCTGTTTAACCCTATTGAAAGAGGTGGCAAAGTTTTTGTTTCACCTGATTACAATCAATCTAAAGAACAACAAAGGGAAATCACCATGAAGAGAATTGGATACCTTCTTGAACATGGGGTTTTTAAGAAATGGCTGACTGGTAAAGGGCCTGAAGATGAGTTGAGGAAAATAGGTCTCTTGGATTGTCTTGGCATCTATGATCATTCACTTGCCATCAAAGTTGGAGTCCATTTTTTCCTATG GGGTGGTGCAATCCAGTTTTTCGGTACCAAACGACATCATGATAAATGGTTGAAGGACACAGAGGATTACGTGGTTAAAGGTTGCTTCTCGATGACAGAGTTGGGGCATGGAAGTAAT GTTCGAGGTATTGAAACAGTAACAACGTATGATTCAAGCACAGGAGAGTTTGTCATAAATACTCCATGTGAATCAGCTCAGAAGTATTGGATTGGGGGTGCAGCTAAT CATGCAACACATACCATAGTTTTCTCTCAACTCATCATTGACGGGGGAAATCAAGGTGTCCATGCTTTTATCGCTCAGATCAGAGATGAAAATGGAGACATTTGTCCAAACATCCGCATAGCTGATTGTGGTCACAAGATTGGCTTAAATGGTGTTGACAATGGCAGAATTTG GTTTGACAATGTCCGGGTACCCAGAgaaaatttgttaaattcaGTGGCGGATGTTTCTCCAGATGGGAAATATCTTACTGCTATCAAGGATCTTGACCAG AGATTTGCAGCATTTTTGTCCCCTTTGACATCTGGCCGTGTGACAATTGCAGTTAGTGCAGTTTACTCCGCAAAG ATTGGTTTGGCAACTGCGATAAGATACTCGCTGACAAGAAGAGCGTTTTCAGTTACTCCTAATGGACCAGAAGTTCTTATACTTGATTACCCAAGTCATCAACGGCgacttcttcctcttcttgCAAAAAC ATATGCTATTAGCTTTGCTGCTAACCACTTGAAAATGATGTACGTCAAGAGGACACCTGAGATGAACAAAGTAATTCATGTTGTTTCAAGTGCATTCAAAGCTACTGCAAGTTGGCATAACATGCGAACTCTTCAG GAATGTCGTGAAGCCTGTGGAGGCCAAGGGTTGAAGACCGAAAATAGGATTGGCCAGCTAAAAGGTGAATATGACGTGCAGTCTACTTTCGAGGGTGACAACAATGTTCTTATGCAACAG GTAAGTAAGGCACTTTTTGGGGAATATGTGGCAGCCAAAAGGAGTAAGAAACCGTTCAAAGGATTGGGATTAGAACACATGAACACCTCTCATCCCGTCATACCTTCACAACTTACAAGTTCTACAATGAGGCAAGCCCAGTTCCAG AACGACATATTCTGCCTACGGGAACGAGACCTGTTGGAACGTTTTGCTGCTGAAGTTTCGCAATGCCAGGCACAGGGAAAAAGCAAAGAATATGCTTTTACTTTG AATTATCAGCTTGCTGAAGACCTGGGGAGAGCCTTCTCAGACCGAGCAGTTCTCCATACTTTCCTCGACGCAGAGGCATTCGTCACATCTGGCCCCCTTAAG AACGTTTTGGATCTCGTCAGATCGATGTATGTTCTGGTCACCCTAGAAGAGGATGCTGCATTCCTCCGATATGGATACCTGTCGATGGACAATGCTGCAATAGTGAGAAAAGAAGTTGCCAAGCTATGCAGTGAACTAAGGCCACATGCACTTTCCTTGGTCAGTTCCTTCGGCTTACCTGACGCCTTCTTGGGCCCGATAGCTTTCAATTGGGTTGAAGCCAATGCTTGGTCTTCTGAACAAAACTAG